ACTATCAAACACCAGCTTCCTATTCTGAACATTACATTACATTAATATAAGCATATTTCTAAATTACTACTAAGAATGAATTATTTAGGACTCGACTAACATGTTGTTTGTTGTAGTCTTGGAGGGCAGGTTCCACATAAACACTGTTTCTATCTATAAGCTGCTGAGTTGCTTGAGTGATCTTGAGGTCAAAATGAGGGAAATCGAAGGAGCCACAATCATAGCCCTGCAACACAAACATGAAATCTAAATATAAAGGCAGGTGGGTGAATGGTTGTACAACAGTATTATTTAGAAATTACTTCACTCTCGGTTATGAGTTGCAAGTATTTCTTGTAATCTTCACTATTTTTAACTTCATCCGGCAGCTTCTTTTgctcttcatcatcttcttcttctcctacTTTAACTGGAGTAGAGGCGAAAAAATTCTGTAGTACAGTTtacaaacaaaaactaaatcaaaatcaaaatcaaaatcaaaatcataatcaaaatagatttaattaacGTACACCCCAACCCGGATCGCAAGCCGGATCCGGACAGCTATCCCAAACAAAATCCGAGTCCCAGTCCGATTCCGATCCATCATCCTTTGAAAGCGATTGCTGCAATCTCTTGGGAGGCTCGTCGGGATCTGTCATTGTGATCGAGCGCAGTAACGGAATTTCGCGCGATCGGAATTTTATGTCAAACGATGGTGGGCTTGGACTCGGGTTCTGTCCAATTATACAATTTTAGGGTTTTCATCATCCTTCTTACCATTGcgagaaaaatattattttcaataatttatttacttatatttcatacttttatcctccttattttattatttcttttttttactttatatctctttaattactttttctttctatttctcttattattatttgtgcGTTAAAATATGTGTTATCCTAAAAGTCTTTatcttttatgagacggatgaTGTACATTTAATTCGCtaaatactattatttgaattcatatgTCAAAATAGAAACTTAGGCCGTGACGGAGAAAATGctatttttactactattaattaaattagttttggctctttaacaaaatataagtttAACTATTCAAACACAGCAATCATGcctagggctggggaaaaatatcgaaaaaatgatatatcgctcgtatcgtattgaaaaatatcgaaaaattatcgaattttcaatatatcgtaattttcgatacgatacgatatcgtatcgtaagttttcgatacgataacgatatgaatttccttatatcgcgatatattgttttatatcgaaaatacgatatatatcgatattttcgatatatatcgatattttattttcgatatatatcgatatatatcgaaattttcgatatatatcgatatttaatgatatatcgaatttcgatacgatcgaaatatcgatacgataacgatatgaaatttttttatatcgaaagttcgatatatcgaaactttcgatacgataacgatatgaaattctttcatatcgatattttcgatacgatacacgatacaacgttttcgatacgatatatcgtatcgacccacccctattCATGCCTCCGAAAATACTCAACCATTATTTTTGCTTCATTCgcttttagtaattaaatttgaaaatttagaaataatagtatttcttCCCTCCCGTgaaattagatattttttttatttctctctatttaaaaaaaaattagctaTTCAACATCTCGAATGGTCTGATAGGTTGCATCTTCTTGCCGCTCCAAAAGTGGAGAGAAAACTCAAATTTTGGTGAAAGATCCAAAAAAATTCCGGTTAAAAGCATTCATAAAATTGAGTTCACACTCTCCGCCTCCTCGTCGCACTCTCTCATCGACGGCTTGAACGACCCCGCCAGATCCAGATTCGCTCTCGCCTTCACCTCCGTCCCTCTCACCAATGCCACCTCCAAATTCGCGACGCAACTTATCGTTAAAAAATAGAGATGGCAGCCATAGCAGCGGAGGGTGGATTTAAGGCACCGCTTTGCTTCcatttagagatagagaaggAGAGACGAGAGtgttaagagagagaaaaacttaatttgtccttaaaaatgggaaaagaaaaaattaaatattttgatttgagcCTATAAATCGGTCAAAATTTCTAATTCAGTAAATTACCGTCAAATAATTGTGATTgactaaataatttaaaaaataatgtgctaaaccaaaatcataaaatctcTATAAGTTTAGGATTATTTTGGACTTTACTcaacattatataaaattaaatttaacaaaaaagaaGCAATGGATCTATTCATACCTCAAAACTATTgaataataggagtactattacattctttcaaaaaaaattctcaacctataaataattaacaaaattattagaGATGGCTAAGCATCCAAAATAGCGGACAAAAAGGTAGGACTAGCAGTTAGTCCGTGGGGGTCTCCACGGAATCCGTCGCAATAGTGGATTAAAGGTAGGACGAAAGATAGGACGTCCCGAAGTAGGACGAGCGCTCATCCACGCTCGAAACCGAACGTCCTACCTGTGGACAAGAGCACGGACGtcccaattttttcaatttttttatttatactcaaTATTTACAACTCATTGCACttcatattttgtatatttgataaacaccaacaattaaaatgaattaatcgtatttttcaatttattttattggctAGGGCGTCGGCTAGTCCTAGTGCTAGTCTATTATTGTGCAGTGGGGAtgtcctagtgatgtggcagtgcaGTGGGATGTCATAGTTACGTGGCAAGAGGTGTTTTTGGATGTCCTAGTGCTAGGCTATTGGGATGTCCACACTATTGCAGATGCTCTTTGCAAGCGGGATACGTTCGCCTTTAGACCGAAAAAAATCTCACTCGTAAATTTATCTTAGCAGTCTCAAGAACCTGAAATCTCACACAAAGATAGATCAATGATCACCCTATTCTAAGCAATTACTCGTATTAGCATATGGTTATGTCACAAGCTAGAATGGCTATGCCATATCAACAAAGTGACGAGAAGTTAGGGTTGGGTTGGTTTCTCACGAAATTGTTCAAAACTAGGGCCATTAATGAACATAAAGAAGCTGCATTGGAAGGTCTTGAGGGCAGCACCATCATCCATGTCCTTAACTTTGAAGGTCACAAAATACTTCTCATAGCAGCATGCTC
The nucleotide sequence above comes from Salvia hispanica cultivar TCC Black 2014 chromosome 5, UniMelb_Shisp_WGS_1.0, whole genome shotgun sequence. Encoded proteins:
- the LOC125190821 gene encoding uncharacterized protein LOC125190821 isoform X1 translates to MTDPDEPPKRLQQSLSKDDGSESDWDSDFVWDSCPDPACDPGWGNFFASTPVKVGEEEDDEEQKKLPDEVKNSEDYKKYLQLITENFMFVLQGYDCGSFDFPHFDLKITQATQQLIDRNSVYVEPALQDYNKQHNRKLVFDSV
- the LOC125190821 gene encoding uncharacterized protein LOC125190821 isoform X2, which translates into the protein MTDPDEPPKRLQQSLSKDDGSESDWDSDFVWDSCPDPACDPGWGNFFASTPVKVGEEEDDEEQKKLPDEVKNSEDYKKYLQLITESEGYDCGSFDFPHFDLKITQATQQLIDRNSVYVEPALQDYNKQHNRKLVFDSV